GGGTATCGAGAACGTCCTCGAACGCCATGTGTTGCTCGGCCGGGCGGCCCGCGCCGGCGTCAAGGGGATGGGGCTCAAGCTCTTCGGCCCCGACGAGGACATGAACACCGCGGTGACCGCCGCGTGGGTGCCGGAAGGCATCGACGGGAAGCAGTTCGTCAACACCCTCTTCCAGGAGCACGGCGTGCAGGTCGCCGGAGGACAGGGCAAGATGAGCGGCAAGATCTTCCGCATCGGGCACTGCGGCTACTTCGACGCCTACGACATCATCACGACGATCGCGGCGGCCGAGCTCACGCTCGAGGCCCTCGGGCATCCGGTCGAGCTCGGGAAGGGCGTCGCGGCGGCCCAGCGGGTGTTCTCGAAGAGCGGGGTGGCCGCTTGAGGGTACTCGTAACCGAGAAGATCTCCGAGAGCGGCGTCGAGCTCCTGAAGCGGGAGTTCGACGTCGACATGGCGCTCGGACTCTCCCCGCAGGAGCTTTTGGAGAAGATCGGGGCCTACGACGGCCTCATCGTGCGCAGCGCGACGAAGGTTACGGCGGAGGTCATCGAGGCCGCAGGGAACCTCAAGGCGATAGGGCGCGCCGGGATCGGGGTGGACAACATAGACGTCGAGGCCGCGACCAAGCGCGGCATCCTGGTCGCCAACGCCCCGGAGAGCAACACCGTCGCCGCCGCCGAGCACACTTTAGGGATGATGCTCGCGGTCGCACGGCGCATCCCGGCCGCCGACGCCTCGCTGAGGCGGGGGGAGTGGAACCGGGGTGCGTTCAAGGGGGTCGAGGTCGCCAGGAAGACGCTCGGGCTCATCGGGCTCGGGCACGTCGGTTCGATCGTCGCGCGCGGCGCTTTGGGGATGGGGATGGAGGTCCTCGCCTACGACCCCTACGTCTCCGAGGAGAGGATGCGGGACATGGGCGTCGGGCGGGCGGAGAGCGTGGAGGAGGTGCTCGAGAAGGCGGACTTCGTCTCGCTGCACGTCCCCCGTACCCCGCAGACGACCGGCATGATAGACGCGGAGGCGCTCGGTCGGATGAAGAGGAGCGCCTACCTGATAAACGTCGCCCGCGGCGGGATCGTGGACGAGCAGGCACTCTACCAGGCCCTCAAGGAGGGAAGGATAGCCGGGGCCGCGCTCGACGTGTTCGCCGAGGAGCCGCCCGTGGGGTCTCCTCTTCTCGAGCTGCCGAACACGGTGCTCACCCCTCACCTGGGGGCGAGCACCGCCGAGGCGCAGGACCGGGCCGGCCTCACCGCCGCCGAGCAGGTGGCGGCGGCGCTCAAGGGCGAGGTCCCGGTGCACGCGATCAACGCGCCGGTGCCCTCCGGCGAGGGTGCGGAGTTCGTCTCCCAGTTCTCCGGGCTGTGCGAGACGCTCGGCAGGCTCCTGTATCAGCTCACCGACCATCCGGGCAACCTGCTCAGGATCGAGTACCACGGCGAGATCGCCCGCTACGACACCCGCCTTCTGGACGTCTCGGCGCAGAAGGGGCTCCTGGAGCCGATGATCCACGAGCCGCTGAACTTCGTGAACACCCCGATCATCGCCCGCGAGAAGGGGTTCAAGGTGGAGACCTCGAGCTCGCCGGAGAGCGCAGACTACACGAGCCTGGTGGTGCTCCGGCTCTCGAACGAGAGGGAGAGCGTGGTGAGCGGGACGCTCGTCGGCCCGCGCATGCGGCCGCGCCTGGTCGGGGTTTTGGGCTTCGACGTGGACATAGAGCCCGAGCGGTACATGCTCTTCATCCGCAACGAAGACTTGCCCGGCATGATCGGCAAGGTCGGGACCGCCCTCGGCGGCCACGGCATCAACATCGGCAACATGGCCGTCGGGCGCGGGGAACCGGGCTCGCGGGCGGTCATGGCGGTGACCGTGGACGACCCGGTGCCTCAGGAGGTGATAGAGGATCTGCTCAAGATCCCGGGCTTCAAGGAGGCCCGTCCGGTGACGCTCTGGTGAGGTTTTCATGTCTGAGGTCGTAGAGGAGATACTGAAGCGCTACAGGCCCTCAGCCCCCACCTACCGCCCCGGGGAGAAGGCTCCCTTCTCGGGCACCTTCGTCTGCGATCGGGGCACGATGCGTCCCCCGGTCTACGTGCAGCTCTCCCGCGGGGAGGAGTTCCCGGAGGCGGAGGGTATGGGCCGCCACACGCTCTGGCGCTCGACGAACATCCAGGCCTGAGAGAGCCCGCAGGTTCCCGCGCTACCCGCCGTGCTC
This genomic stretch from Rubrobacter naiadicus harbors:
- the serA gene encoding phosphoglycerate dehydrogenase; amino-acid sequence: MRVLVTEKISESGVELLKREFDVDMALGLSPQELLEKIGAYDGLIVRSATKVTAEVIEAAGNLKAIGRAGIGVDNIDVEAATKRGILVANAPESNTVAAAEHTLGMMLAVARRIPAADASLRRGEWNRGAFKGVEVARKTLGLIGLGHVGSIVARGALGMGMEVLAYDPYVSEERMRDMGVGRAESVEEVLEKADFVSLHVPRTPQTTGMIDAEALGRMKRSAYLINVARGGIVDEQALYQALKEGRIAGAALDVFAEEPPVGSPLLELPNTVLTPHLGASTAEAQDRAGLTAAEQVAAALKGEVPVHAINAPVPSGEGAEFVSQFSGLCETLGRLLYQLTDHPGNLLRIEYHGEIARYDTRLLDVSAQKGLLEPMIHEPLNFVNTPIIAREKGFKVETSSSPESADYTSLVVLRLSNERESVVSGTLVGPRMRPRLVGVLGFDVDIEPERYMLFIRNEDLPGMIGKVGTALGGHGINIGNMAVGRGEPGSRAVMAVTVDDPVPQEVIEDLLKIPGFKEARPVTLW
- a CDS encoding YjzC family protein, with amino-acid sequence MSEVVEEILKRYRPSAPTYRPGEKAPFSGTFVCDRGTMRPPVYVQLSRGEEFPEAEGMGRHTLWRSTNIQA